A portion of the Candidatus Schekmanbacteria bacterium genome contains these proteins:
- a CDS encoding molybdenum cofactor biosynthesis protein MoaE → MYKIIDDEVKIDTLIKEVADEAAGAIVTFLGVTRGIEGDKRVSYLDYDAYKEMAEDKLKEIGEETKKKFDICHISVVHRVGKLGVGEASVGIAVSSPHRAEGFEACKYIMDRIKEIAPIWKKEVWNGGEKWKGKE, encoded by the coding sequence ATGTACAAGATCATAGATGATGAAGTAAAGATTGATACCCTTATAAAGGAGGTAGCAGATGAAGCGGCTGGCGCTATCGTCACCTTCCTTGGAGTCACAAGAGGGATAGAAGGAGATAAAAGGGTAAGCTATCTTGACTATGATGCCTACAAGGAAATGGCGGAAGACAAACTCAAAGAAATCGGGGAAGAAACAAAAAAGAAATTCGACATCTGCCATATCAGCGTGGTTCACAGGGTCGGAAAACTTGGAGTCGGCGAGGCAAGCGTAGGTATCGCAGTCTCTTCTCCGCACCGTGCCGAAGGTTTTGAAGCCTGTAAATACATAATGGACAGGATAAAGGAGATAGCCCCTATCTGGAAAAAGGAAGTCTGGAACGGCGGAGAAAAATGGAAGGGAAAAGAATGA
- the folE gene encoding GTP cyclohydrolase I FolE, which yields MEDLIKKVLTDIGEDVGREGLLKTPQRVRETIEFLTKGYRIDPKSILSSPDSTFTEDYEEMILLKGIDLYSLCEHHLLPFFGKCHVAYIPRKKIVGLDKLATLVDVFSKRLQIQERLTNQIAKTIEEALNPLGVAVVIEAKHLCMIMRGTEEQNSLVVTSAILGAFRRPETRAEFMNLIK from the coding sequence ATGGAAGATCTCATAAAAAAGGTGTTAACGGATATCGGCGAAGATGTAGGAAGGGAGGGACTCCTCAAAACTCCGCAGCGCGTGCGGGAGACTATCGAGTTTCTCACAAAAGGATACCGCATCGACCCAAAAAGCATACTCAGTTCCCCTGATTCCACGTTCACCGAAGATTACGAGGAAATGATCCTTCTTAAGGGGATCGACCTTTACAGTCTTTGCGAACATCACCTTCTCCCTTTTTTCGGCAAGTGCCATGTGGCATACATCCCGCGTAAAAAGATAGTAGGCCTTGACAAGCTTGCGACCCTCGTTGACGTTTTTTCCAAGAGGCTCCAGATACAGGAAAGGCTCACAAACCAGATTGCAAAAACCATCGAAGAGGCGCTTAATCCCCTTGGAGTCGCTGTAGTTATTGAGGCAAAGCACCTCTGCATGATAATGAGGGGAACTGAAGAGCAGAACTCCCTTGTCGTTACAAGCGCAATACTCGGCGCTTTCAGACGCCCGGAAACAAGGGCGGAATTCATGAACCTGATAAAATAA
- a CDS encoding MarR family transcriptional regulator, translated as MKIKKVKIGIRTLEDGLKHFAKVAKIIEKGKTVKNERGVYFENLATMRKILTDRRIEVLKLIKDKKPSSVYELAKALHRDLKNVNEDLRLLEQSGLVSLKKSKTDRQRITPTVNYDTIQLEISV; from the coding sequence ATGAAGATAAAAAAAGTTAAAATAGGAATAAGAACTCTGGAAGACGGCTTAAAGCATTTTGCCAAAGTTGCAAAAATAATTGAAAAAGGCAAAACCGTAAAAAATGAGAGAGGAGTTTATTTTGAAAATCTTGCCACAATGAGAAAAATATTAACTGACCGAAGGATTGAGGTTTTGAAGTTAATAAAAGACAAGAAACCTTCTTCTGTTTATGAACTGGCAAAGGCACTCCACAGAGATTTAAAAAATGTCAACGAGGACTTAAGGCTTCTTGAACAAAGCGGACTTGTATCTTTGAAAAAAAGTAAAACAGACAGACAGAGGATAACGCCAACCGTAAATTACGACACCATTCAGCTTGAGATTTCTGTTTAG
- a CDS encoding glycosyltransferase family 4 protein produces the protein MGGAIESLLLLVRNIDRERFFPCVVTSAEGTFVDELQSSGVKPALIKMEMWRKARGFLSRPITFEKLLRMAESEGISLIHCNTLWDNPYGAMIARSLEIPLVCHIRNTFERTKIRKYSLIESDRIICVSDAIKETFRGWENERRVSTVYNGVDLEKFDTAKIDSMEVRRELGILQNDIVIGIVGRLAPEKGQMELIRACGILKTAGHSFKALIVGEPSRKEAGYTDYLRKSAEELGVADSVIFTGFRRDIERITASFNIAVFPSLETANEGFGRGIIEAMALGKPVIGSATGGVPEVIEEGKTGLLTSPGDIESLAGKIEMLIKNEPLRRELGENGNRRAHALFSVSSYVAGIEKIYSELL, from the coding sequence ATGGGAGGAGCCATTGAAAGCCTTCTCCTTCTTGTGCGGAACATTGACAGAGAAAGATTCTTTCCCTGTGTGGTTACTTCTGCTGAAGGTACTTTCGTCGATGAGCTTCAATCTTCAGGTGTAAAGCCCGCCTTAATAAAAATGGAAATGTGGAGAAAGGCACGCGGCTTCCTTTCGCGCCCCATCACTTTTGAAAAGCTCCTTAGAATGGCAGAAAGTGAAGGTATCTCTCTTATTCACTGCAACACACTTTGGGACAACCCTTACGGAGCAATGATTGCCCGCAGCCTTGAAATCCCTCTTGTCTGTCACATCAGGAATACGTTCGAGAGAACAAAGATCCGCAAATATTCGCTGATAGAAAGCGACAGGATAATCTGCGTATCCGATGCCATCAAAGAGACATTCAGGGGATGGGAAAATGAGCGAAGAGTCTCGACAGTTTATAACGGAGTTGACCTTGAAAAATTCGACACAGCAAAGATTGACAGCATGGAAGTGCGCCGCGAGCTTGGTATATTGCAGAATGATATTGTCATAGGAATCGTGGGCAGATTAGCTCCTGAAAAAGGACAGATGGAGTTGATCCGCGCATGCGGAATTTTAAAGACTGCGGGACACTCATTCAAAGCGCTAATAGTAGGTGAACCCTCCAGGAAAGAGGCAGGATACACAGATTATTTACGAAAGTCAGCAGAGGAGCTTGGCGTTGCCGACAGCGTAATATTCACAGGTTTCAGGCGAGACATAGAAAGGATCACCGCTTCTTTCAATATAGCAGTATTTCCCTCACTTGAAACCGCAAACGAAGGTTTCGGGCGCGGCATAATCGAGGCAATGGCATTGGGAAAACCAGTAATTGGCTCTGCAACAGGCGGTGTGCCTGAGGTGATAGAGGAAGGGAAAACAGGTCTTCTCACTTCCCCCGGAGATATCGAGAGCCTCGCAGGCAAAATAGAAATGCTTATCAAGAATGAACCTCTCCGCAGAGAGCTTGGAGAAAATGGCAACCGGCGAGCCCACGCACTTTTCAGCGTTTCTTCATACGTTGCCGGCATCGAGAAGATCTACTCAGAACTGCTTTGA
- a CDS encoding glycosyltransferase — MTGQRKFNLVRIISDLPVGGVERRLVGLLPKLKDAFNVSVVCIREKGALAHELEEQGIPVHLIHFKGRLHPASLRKLSKFLRENQTHIVHTHMYRPGISGTISAWLAGVPVVISNVHNVAQWDTKRQAFMDRLVNPIRDSVIAVSGEVKKDFIENTGLNEDKCTVIYNGVDTSKFRPDYPGKNRIIEEFKIAEGEKTVVNIARLVAQKDHLTFFKAAAEVIKKYPGKVRFLIVGGGRAHEEALKAARETGIEGNVIFTGRRNDIPEILSASDISVLSSLKEGFSNVILESMASGKPVVATDVGGNMEAIEEGETGFLVKAGDFNTMSDRILQLFQDENLKKSMGIKARKRAEDFFSIEKMIEKTTNLYFNLLKKKGVSS; from the coding sequence TTGACCGGGCAGAGGAAATTTAACCTAGTAAGGATAATCTCAGACCTTCCTGTGGGGGGAGTTGAGAGAAGGCTCGTCGGACTCCTTCCAAAGTTAAAAGATGCCTTTAATGTTTCAGTTGTCTGCATCCGTGAAAAGGGAGCACTTGCTCATGAGCTTGAAGAACAGGGAATACCTGTACATCTGATTCATTTCAAAGGGCGGCTGCATCCGGCAAGCTTAAGAAAGCTTTCAAAATTTTTACGGGAAAATCAAACACACATAGTCCACACCCATATGTACCGTCCGGGCATATCAGGAACAATCTCAGCCTGGCTTGCCGGGGTTCCGGTAGTGATATCCAATGTACATAATGTAGCTCAGTGGGATACAAAACGCCAGGCATTCATGGACAGGCTTGTAAACCCCATTCGCGATTCTGTGATAGCTGTCTCAGGGGAAGTGAAAAAAGATTTCATCGAAAATACCGGATTAAACGAGGATAAATGCACAGTCATATATAACGGCGTGGACACATCTAAATTCCGCCCTGATTACCCCGGGAAAAATAGAATAATCGAAGAATTTAAAATAGCTGAAGGGGAAAAGACTGTCGTAAACATAGCAAGACTTGTTGCCCAGAAGGATCATCTCACTTTTTTTAAGGCTGCCGCAGAAGTGATAAAAAAATATCCCGGGAAAGTCAGATTCCTTATCGTGGGGGGCGGCAGGGCTCACGAAGAAGCTCTCAAAGCTGCAAGAGAAACAGGGATAGAAGGGAATGTGATATTCACAGGCAGGCGCAATGACATACCTGAAATCCTTTCAGCCTCGGATATTTCAGTCCTCTCATCTCTAAAAGAGGGATTCTCCAATGTAATTCTTGAATCAATGGCATCCGGCAAACCTGTGGTTGCAACAGATGTGGGGGGGAACATGGAAGCAATAGAGGAAGGAGAAACAGGCTTTCTTGTAAAAGCAGGCGATTTTAATACAATGAGCGACCGCATATTACAGCTTTTCCAGGATGAAAATCTTAAAAAATCAATGGGGATAAAAGCGCGTAAACGCGCAGAAGATTTCTTCTCAATAGAAAAAATGATTGAAAAAACAACGAATTTGTATTTTAACCTATTGAAGAAAAAAGGAGTATCTTCATAA
- the msbA gene encoding lipid A export permease/ATP-binding protein MsbA, with the protein MSLYKRLFVYVKPYWVRIAIGTAFALTVSATTGATAWAVKPALDNIFLNKDAAKLALLPIGILALFAIQGVSRYAQNYLMKYVALKVVMEVRRDLFSHMQRLSLSFFHKTPIGSLMSRITNDTKELSQVAADIIPELLRQIFTLFGLVGVLFYQDWQLACIAVFVLPFVGLLMNTFGKKIKKISKKSLENTASLTSVLQESFSGIKIVKAFGMEPHENRKFQKVNKRNFDISMKSVRVNEISSPLMEFIGALAGAAILWYGGFQVINGTKTPGTFFSFLAALAMLYDPIRKLSKTNNDIQKAMAGAERVFEIMDIKPAIKDVHGAVTKDRFESEIVFNNVSFLYNEADGMILKDIDFRVQKGQMIALVGPSGVGKSTLVDLIPRFYEPTIGSITIDGIDTRQIKLTSLCSLIGIVTQETFLFNDTIRDNIAYGRVDATEEEIIEAAKAAFAHDFVSNFPMGYNTVIGERGVRLSGGEKQRISIARALLKNPDILILDEATSALDSESEKMVQKALENLMQQRTTLVIAHRLSTIVHADLILVFEGGKIVEMGKHDELLAKKAVYSKLHRIQFRTDKEFEKGIVH; encoded by the coding sequence ATAAGCCTTTACAAGAGACTCTTTGTATACGTAAAGCCATACTGGGTGAGAATAGCAATAGGTACTGCCTTTGCCCTGACAGTCTCGGCAACTACCGGAGCAACTGCATGGGCTGTAAAGCCTGCTCTCGACAACATATTCCTAAATAAGGATGCCGCAAAACTTGCACTTTTGCCCATCGGCATCCTTGCTCTTTTTGCCATACAGGGGGTATCCCGCTACGCTCAGAATTATCTAATGAAATATGTTGCATTGAAAGTCGTCATGGAAGTAAGGCGTGATTTGTTTAGCCATATGCAGAGGCTCTCGCTCTCATTCTTTCATAAAACTCCCATAGGATCGCTTATGTCGAGGATAACAAACGACACCAAGGAGCTCTCCCAGGTTGCTGCTGATATAATTCCTGAGCTCCTAAGGCAGATATTTACCCTCTTTGGACTTGTGGGTGTACTTTTCTATCAGGACTGGCAGCTTGCATGTATCGCCGTATTTGTCCTTCCATTTGTGGGACTGTTGATGAATACATTTGGGAAAAAGATAAAGAAGATAAGCAAGAAAAGCCTTGAAAACACGGCAAGCCTTACATCTGTGCTTCAGGAATCATTCTCCGGCATAAAAATTGTTAAAGCCTTTGGGATGGAGCCGCATGAGAACAGAAAATTCCAGAAAGTGAACAAAAGAAATTTTGATATAAGCATGAAATCTGTAAGGGTAAATGAAATAAGTTCTCCTCTTATGGAATTTATTGGAGCACTGGCAGGCGCTGCAATTCTATGGTACGGAGGCTTTCAGGTAATAAACGGGACCAAGACACCCGGCACTTTCTTCTCTTTCCTTGCCGCACTTGCAATGCTCTATGATCCGATACGCAAACTTTCCAAGACAAACAATGACATCCAGAAAGCAATGGCCGGGGCTGAAAGAGTGTTTGAAATAATGGACATAAAACCCGCCATAAAGGACGTGCATGGAGCTGTAACAAAAGACCGGTTTGAAAGTGAAATAGTGTTCAACAATGTATCGTTCCTGTACAATGAAGCAGACGGTATGATTCTTAAAGATATAGACTTCAGGGTACAAAAAGGACAGATGATAGCTCTTGTTGGTCCAAGCGGTGTCGGCAAATCAACCCTTGTTGATCTTATCCCGAGATTTTATGAACCCACGATAGGAAGTATAACAATAGACGGGATCGATACAAGACAGATAAAGCTCACTTCTCTCTGCTCCCTCATCGGAATTGTTACACAGGAGACATTTCTCTTCAACGACACTATAAGGGATAACATTGCCTATGGCAGGGTTGATGCAACTGAGGAAGAGATAATAGAAGCTGCCAAGGCCGCTTTTGCCCATGATTTTGTAAGTAATTTTCCCATGGGATATAATACGGTAATAGGAGAAAGAGGTGTAAGGCTCTCGGGGGGTGAGAAACAGCGCATATCAATCGCCCGGGCACTCCTTAAAAACCCTGACATCCTCATTCTTGATGAAGCGACTTCAGCCCTTGATTCGGAATCTGAGAAGATGGTACAGAAGGCCCTTGAAAACCTCATGCAGCAGAGGACAACATTAGTGATAGCACACAGGCTCTCAACCATAGTTCACGCAGACCTCATCCTTGTTTTTGAAGGCGGCAAAATAGTTGAGATGGGAAAACACGATGAGCTCCTTGCAAAGAAAGCTGTTTACAGTAAGCTTCACAGGATACAGTTCAGGACTGACAAAGAATTTGAAAAGGGAATAGTGCATTAA
- a CDS encoding glycosyltransferase family 4 protein, with translation MKEPLSIIQIIPRAGCHSGGTFQAYQLAKALLDKGHNSLLITRPGKQAVERAKDMKIPVETVSMKNEWDIKSIMALRKIIAERKVDVVHAHKGLALSLSLFALIGNRRTALVANRGVMFPLDPFNRLKYRSGKLDAVVAVSSVVKDITVKSSGLKENKVRVIYGGTDLQRFNWQISPLAMRNEFKINNAYPVVGIVANIRSWKGHIYFAEAAAKVLIRFPEAKFFIVGGYKEERDTFKNLMAKIDELGIGKSIFITGFRDDIPELMAGMDITVNASYDGEGLTGTIRESFAMKKPVIATRIAGNPELVEEGVTGILVKPKSPDALSEAMISLLSDRERLALMGENAYRTVLERFSLQSRINNIENLYYELVSCKRQKN, from the coding sequence ATGAAAGAACCCCTGAGCATCATCCAGATTATACCCAGAGCAGGCTGTCATAGCGGAGGCACATTCCAGGCTTACCAGCTTGCCAAAGCCTTGCTCGATAAAGGACATAATTCCCTTCTTATTACAAGACCCGGGAAACAGGCTGTGGAACGGGCAAAGGACATGAAGATACCTGTTGAAACAGTCTCCATGAAAAATGAATGGGACATTAAATCCATAATGGCACTGAGAAAGATAATTGCAGAGCGGAAAGTTGATGTAGTTCACGCACACAAGGGACTGGCCCTTTCCCTTTCGCTTTTTGCACTTATCGGGAACAGGCGGACTGCGCTTGTTGCAAACAGAGGAGTTATGTTTCCGCTTGATCCTTTCAACAGGCTGAAATACCGCTCAGGCAAACTTGATGCAGTGGTTGCAGTTTCATCTGTAGTAAAGGACATAACAGTAAAAAGCTCCGGCCTTAAGGAGAACAAAGTGCGTGTTATCTATGGCGGCACTGACCTTCAAAGATTCAACTGGCAGATAAGCCCCCTTGCCATGAGGAATGAATTCAAAATAAACAATGCATATCCTGTGGTCGGTATAGTGGCTAACATAAGAAGTTGGAAGGGACACATATATTTTGCAGAGGCTGCGGCAAAGGTCCTCATACGTTTTCCTGAAGCAAAGTTCTTCATCGTCGGAGGATACAAGGAAGAACGGGATACGTTCAAGAACCTCATGGCAAAGATAGATGAACTTGGCATCGGGAAAAGCATATTCATCACTGGCTTCAGGGACGACATCCCGGAACTCATGGCAGGGATGGACATAACCGTGAATGCTTCCTATGACGGAGAAGGGCTTACGGGAACAATAAGGGAATCCTTTGCAATGAAGAAACCTGTCATAGCAACACGCATTGCTGGAAATCCTGAGCTTGTAGAAGAGGGAGTCACCGGAATACTTGTAAAACCCAAAAGCCCGGACGCCCTTTCAGAGGCGATGATAAGTCTTTTAAGCGACAGGGAGAGACTTGCCCTTATGGGAGAAAACGCTTACAGGACAGTGCTTGAAAGATTCTCCCTTCAAAGCAGGATAAACAACATTGAGAACCTATACTACGAACTTGTAAGTTGCAAGAGGCAGAAGAATTGA
- the moaD gene encoding molybdopterin converting factor subunit 1: MKIKILYFAAIREKVGKGSEEIEAAEGETLHDTMEKLKSRYPIIADMNESLLVAVNREYCKRETVLKNGDEVALIPPVSGG, from the coding sequence ATGAAAATAAAAATACTATACTTTGCAGCTATAAGGGAAAAGGTCGGGAAAGGCTCTGAGGAGATTGAGGCCGCAGAAGGAGAAACCCTGCATGACACAATGGAAAAGCTTAAAAGCAGGTATCCAATAATAGCGGATATGAACGAATCGCTCCTTGTTGCCGTAAACAGGGAATATTGCAAGAGAGAAACAGTATTGAAAAACGGAGATGAAGTAGCACTTATACCTCCTGTAAGCGGGGGCTGA
- a CDS encoding MBL fold metallo-hydrolase, with amino-acid sequence MEGKRMNIDCLVVGPFMENCFLVSKESGETIIIDPGDDEERIISLIKKKNLNPLAILATHAHIDHVGAVNRLKKDYGIPFYLNAADLKLLSSLNEQASMVGFSFGEIPRVDNFLKEDSALEIGGFQIEVICTPGHTQGGTCYKFGNFIFTGDTLFHGSIGRTDLPGGNYNQIMSSIMNKLVPLSGNTMVHCGHGENTTIQNEKKSNPFILDPERYRGLL; translated from the coding sequence ATGGAAGGGAAAAGAATGAACATAGACTGCCTTGTTGTGGGACCTTTTATGGAAAACTGTTTTCTGGTGAGCAAAGAAAGCGGTGAAACCATAATAATAGACCCGGGTGATGATGAGGAAAGGATAATATCATTGATTAAGAAGAAAAATCTCAATCCTCTGGCAATCCTTGCTACACATGCGCATATTGACCATGTAGGGGCTGTAAACAGACTTAAAAAAGATTACGGCATCCCATTTTATCTTAATGCGGCAGATTTAAAACTTCTTTCATCCCTTAATGAACAGGCAAGCATGGTCGGGTTTTCCTTCGGAGAGATTCCCCGTGTTGACAATTTCCTTAAAGAGGATTCAGCGCTTGAAATAGGTGGTTTCCAAATAGAAGTTATCTGCACCCCGGGACATACGCAGGGCGGGACATGCTATAAGTTTGGCAATTTCATATTCACGGGAGACACGCTTTTTCACGGCTCAATCGGAAGAACTGACCTGCCGGGTGGAAACTACAATCAGATCATGAGCTCTATAATGAACAAATTGGTCCCTTTAAGCGGGAATACGATGGTTCATTGCGGACACGGGGAGAATACAACAATTCAAAATGAAAAAAAGAGCAATCCTTTTATTCTTGACCCGGAGCGTTACAGAGGGTTACTCTAA
- a CDS encoding dCTP deaminase: protein MSVKSDNWLVKMAKEKGMIEPFEASQIKKGNISYGVSSYGYDLRLFDEYRVPQGNRETATIDPKNLDISVYKNVKAPVLEIEPGQTVLGRSLEYFRIPRDIIVLCFGKSTYARCGLLVNITPLEPEWEGFITIAISNISSSKVRAYSMEGISQAVFIESDETCAVSYADKGGKYQAQKAITYAKI, encoded by the coding sequence ATGTCTGTAAAATCTGACAATTGGCTTGTAAAGATGGCTAAAGAAAAAGGGATGATAGAACCCTTCGAGGCAAGCCAGATAAAAAAAGGGAACATATCCTACGGCGTCTCTTCCTACGGATATGACTTAAGGCTTTTCGATGAGTACAGGGTCCCCCAGGGGAACCGGGAGACAGCAACCATAGACCCCAAAAATCTGGATATATCAGTATATAAAAATGTAAAAGCTCCTGTTCTCGAAATAGAGCCGGGACAGACAGTGCTTGGAAGGTCTCTCGAATACTTTCGCATCCCGCGCGACATAATAGTTCTCTGCTTCGGCAAATCAACCTATGCACGGTGCGGACTGCTTGTAAATATCACCCCTCTTGAACCTGAATGGGAAGGATTCATCACGATCGCCATCTCAAACATATCTTCTTCAAAGGTTAGAGCTTATTCCATGGAAGGCATCTCACAGGCAGTGTTCATCGAAAGCGATGAAACCTGCGCCGTTTCATATGCCGACAAAGGCGGAAAATACCAGGCACAGAAGGCGATAACATACGCCAAGATTTGA
- a CDS encoding phosphocholine cytidylyltransferase family protein: MKAIILAAGESKRLMPYTKDRPKCLLEICGKAIINYQIESFRSCGVKDIVIVTGHGEGLLREKLGNDFHYIFNEKYKSTSSIYSLWLAREALSGNSFFILNSDVLFHPLILKELLNFKEENCITVDFKDGMGEEEMKVKVKDGKVIDMSKAMPPSEAQGENVGLIKFGVDGGKILYSIMDRIISEGKVNEWAPYAFKEMTKVHPLHAVSTGGLPWIEIDFPQDLEDAREKVYPKIAGGI; encoded by the coding sequence AGGACAGGCCTAAATGCCTCCTTGAGATATGCGGCAAGGCAATAATCAACTACCAGATAGAGAGCTTCCGTTCCTGCGGCGTTAAAGACATAGTGATAGTGACAGGACATGGAGAGGGTCTTCTGAGAGAGAAACTTGGAAATGATTTTCATTATATTTTCAATGAGAAGTATAAATCAACGAGCAGTATCTATTCTCTCTGGCTTGCAAGGGAAGCGCTTTCCGGGAACTCATTCTTCATACTCAATTCCGATGTCCTCTTCCATCCATTAATATTAAAAGAGCTTCTCAATTTTAAGGAAGAAAACTGTATAACAGTTGATTTCAAGGACGGCATGGGGGAAGAGGAGATGAAGGTAAAGGTAAAGGACGGCAAAGTCATAGACATGAGTAAGGCCATGCCCCCATCCGAGGCACAAGGGGAAAACGTGGGGCTTATTAAATTCGGCGTTGACGGAGGAAAGATCCTTTACTCCATCATGGACAGGATAATCTCGGAAGGAAAAGTAAATGAATGGGCGCCTTATGCTTTTAAAGAGATGACAAAAGTCCACCCGCTGCATGCTGTGAGCACCGGAGGGCTCCCCTGGATCGAGATAGATTTCCCGCAGGATCTTGAAGATGCACGGGAAAAAGTATATCCAAAGATAGCAGGCGGTATCTGA
- a CDS encoding O-antigen ligase family protein has translation MTKNHTYEYPLQSMAGGADGINKYAKVGIYLRHLIEICILTYIVVIPFNNRASLSDSALVMIAIVWTALMFFEKKIIFKKTSLNIPAGILILVSILSAFFSIDPAYSFDYIRSEILKSFLILFAIINFMDEERQIKRLIWFIIASFTVMNIYGIVEYYITLAHEGKKLDATLGHHNKVGMFADLVFPVILIMFLKIKGWKTRLPLSISIIVGMIVIIFAQSRGSWVSIILSLLIIGVFYERKVLGAVAITFAILPLLLPGTIIKRFITIFDFGNYLKPKKVLIERPFVWQASFKIIKKYPFLGAGTGTDIFYKLYVEKGLKPKKAKQKLGHAHNQMLQTLVENGIAGFLAQTALFVSFFCTVFAGRKKYRNTFREVIIIGCAAGIIAIFFHGFVGTFLRSRMVIMVMIIMGTAVACCQTPSEEDNLIDRSKTIS, from the coding sequence ATGACAAAAAACCATACATATGAATATCCTCTGCAATCAATGGCAGGTGGGGCAGATGGAATCAATAAATATGCAAAAGTAGGAATTTATCTAAGGCACTTAATTGAGATTTGCATCCTCACTTATATAGTTGTCATTCCTTTTAACAACAGGGCATCACTGTCAGACTCAGCTCTTGTCATGATCGCGATAGTCTGGACCGCACTGATGTTTTTTGAAAAAAAGATTATTTTTAAGAAAACTTCTCTTAATATTCCTGCCGGTATTCTGATCTTAGTGTCAATCCTGTCTGCATTCTTCTCTATTGATCCGGCTTACAGTTTTGACTACATCAGAAGCGAAATATTAAAGTCCTTTCTCATATTATTTGCCATAATTAATTTCATGGACGAGGAGAGGCAGATCAAAAGGCTTATATGGTTCATCATAGCCTCTTTTACTGTTATGAACATTTATGGCATTGTTGAATATTATATTACACTTGCGCATGAGGGGAAAAAGCTTGATGCGACACTCGGTCATCATAACAAGGTCGGAATGTTTGCAGACCTGGTTTTTCCGGTAATACTTATCATGTTTTTGAAGATCAAGGGGTGGAAGACACGTTTGCCTTTGAGCATATCAATCATAGTCGGAATGATAGTTATAATCTTTGCACAGTCGAGGGGAAGCTGGGTTTCGATTATTCTTTCTCTTCTGATTATCGGGGTTTTCTACGAAAGAAAAGTACTGGGTGCAGTCGCGATTACATTTGCAATCCTTCCGCTGCTCCTCCCCGGAACTATTATAAAAAGATTTATAACCATATTTGATTTTGGGAACTACCTTAAACCCAAAAAGGTACTTATAGAAAGACCCTTTGTCTGGCAGGCGTCATTCAAGATAATCAAGAAATATCCTTTTCTTGGAGCAGGGACAGGGACTGACATATTCTACAAACTTTATGTTGAAAAAGGACTTAAACCCAAAAAGGCGAAACAGAAGCTAGGACATGCACATAACCAGATGCTGCAAACCCTTGTCGAGAACGGCATAGCCGGTTTTTTAGCCCAGACAGCATTGTTCGTCTCATTCTTTTGCACCGTATTTGCAGGCAGGAAAAAATACCGGAACACTTTCAGGGAAGTCATAATAATTGGATGCGCAGCAGGTATAATTGCCATATTTTTTCACGGCTTTGTGGGAACTTTTCTGAGAAGCCGTATGGTTATCATGGTGATGATAATTATGGGAACTGCCGTGGCCTGCTGCCAGACTCCATCTGAAGAAGATAATTTGATTGATAGAAGTAAAACAATAAGTTAG